One Fusarium oxysporum f. sp. lycopersici 4287 chromosome 8, whole genome shotgun sequence genomic region harbors:
- a CDS encoding ubiquitin-conjugating enzyme E2 35, whose protein sequence is MALPKRIIKETERLMAEPVPGISAVPHEDNLRYFDVQIHGPAQSPYEGGVFSLELFLPDDYPMTPPKIRFLTKIFHPNVDKLGRICLDVLKNNWSPALQIRTILLSIQALLGAPNPDDPLAADVAKSWKEDEQAAIATAKEWTAQYAKP, encoded by the exons ATGGCTCTCCCCAAGCGCATTATTAAAGAGACAGAACGGCTCATGGCCGAGCC TGTTCCAGGAATCAGTGCCGTTCCTCACGAGGATAACCTCCGATATTTCGATGTCCAAATTCACGGTCCCGCCCAGTCTCCGTATGAGG GTGGTGTTTTcagcctcgagctcttcctccCCGACGATTATCCAATGACTCCTCCCAAGATTCGATTCCTGACCAAGATTTTCCACCCAAACGTCGATAAGCTTGGTCGTATTTGCCTCGATGTCCTCAAGA ATAACTGGTCTCCCGCTCTTCAGATCCGAACTATCCTCTTGTCGATCCAGGCCCTCCTCGGTGCTCCTAACCCGGATGACCCTCTCGCTGCAGATGTGGCCAAGAGCTGGAAGGAGGATGAGCAGGCCGCTATTGCAACCGCCAAGGAATGGACTGCCCAATATGCGAAACCTTGA
- a CDS encoding ATP synthase subunit D, mitochondrial, giving the protein MATRSAALKLDWTKVTSSLGLRGQTVASLQAFKKRNEDVRRKVQQLQEQPTTVDFSQYRSVLKNQAIIDEIEKRFSAFKPVTYDVSRQLKAIDAFEAEAVKNAEATKEAVDLELKDLAATLKNIEEARPFEELTVDEVAAAEKSIDEKTAQLVSKGRWMVPGYKEKFGDLAVV; this is encoded by the exons ATGGCGACT CGAAGCGCAGCTCTCAAGCTTGACTGGACCAAGGTCACCAGCTCCCTCGGTCTCCGTGGCCAGACCGTTGCCTCCCTGCAGGCCTTCAAGAAGCGCAACGAGGACGTCCGCCGCAAGGTTCAGCAGCTCCAGGAGCAGCCCACCACCGTCGATTTCTCCCAGTACCGATCCGTCCTCAAGAACCAGGCTATCATCGATGAGATCGAGAAGCGATTCAGCGCCTTCAAGCCTGTCACCTACGATGTCAGCCGACAACTGAAGGCCATCGACGCTTTTGAGGCCGAGGCTGTCAAGAACGCCGAGGCTACCAAGGAGGCCGTTgaccttgagctcaaggatCTTGCCGCTACTCTCAAGAACATTGAGGAGGCTCGACCATTCGAGGAACTCACTGTC GACGAGGTTGCCGCTGCCGAGAAGTCTATCGACGAGAAGACTGCTCAGCTCGTTTCCAAGGGCCGATGGATGGTGCCAGGATACAAG GAGAAGTTTGGCGACTTGGCTGTGGTTTAA